A single genomic interval of Heterodontus francisci isolate sHetFra1 chromosome 45, sHetFra1.hap1, whole genome shotgun sequence harbors:
- the LOC137356145 gene encoding histone H2A-like → MSGRGKTGGKSRAKPKSRSSRAGLQFPVGRVHRHLRKGNYAERVGAGAPVYLAAVLEYLTAEILELAGNAARDNKKSRIIPRHLQLAVRNDEELNKLLGGVTIAQGGVLPNIQAVLLPKKTSAPSTKGK, encoded by the coding sequence atgtctggaagagggaagaccggtggtaaatctcgggccaaacccaagtctcgctcctcccgggctggattgcagttcccggtcggccgtgttcaccgccacctcagaaaggggaactatgctgagcgggtgggtgccggagccccggtctatctggctgctgtgctcgagtatctgacagctgaaatcctcgagctggccggcaacgcggcccgggacaacaagaagagccgcatcatccccagacacctgcagctggccgtccgcaacgacgaggagctcaacaagctgctgggaggggtgaccatcgctcagggcggggtgctgcctaatatccaggccgtgctgctgcccaagaaaaccagcgctccgagcacgaagggcaagtga